One genomic window of Phycisphaerae bacterium includes the following:
- a CDS encoding thiazole synthase, with protein MTDAGIKLGPFQFSSRLFVGTGKYSNYEVMNQCLAASGCQVVTVAVRRDVLRPEGGKREQSLLDALDPTRYTILPNTAGCFSAEDAVRAARLSRELLEGLDNPGAQWVKLEVLADKRTLLPDPIGSLQATEKLVKEGFAVLVYTSDDPIMAKRLKEAGATSVMPAGSPIGSGQGVLNPNNIRIIIEYLKENDPDYPVIVDAGVGTASDVTVAMELGSDGVLLNTGIAGAADPVRMAHAMRHAVEAGRLAFLAGRIPKKLYATASSPTEGVIAPAARTR; from the coding sequence GTACTCGAACTACGAGGTGATGAACCAATGCTTGGCGGCGTCAGGCTGCCAGGTGGTGACCGTGGCCGTGCGCCGCGATGTTCTGCGGCCGGAGGGCGGCAAGCGGGAACAGAGCCTCTTGGATGCCCTGGATCCGACCCGTTACACCATTCTGCCGAACACGGCCGGCTGCTTCAGCGCCGAGGACGCCGTCCGGGCTGCCCGGCTCAGCCGCGAGCTTCTTGAAGGGCTCGACAACCCCGGAGCACAGTGGGTCAAGCTTGAGGTCCTCGCCGACAAGAGGACGCTTCTGCCCGACCCGATCGGCAGTCTCCAGGCAACCGAGAAACTTGTCAAAGAGGGTTTTGCCGTTCTGGTCTACACCTCCGACGACCCGATCATGGCCAAGCGCCTCAAAGAGGCGGGGGCCACGAGCGTTATGCCGGCCGGCTCGCCCATCGGCAGCGGACAGGGCGTCCTCAACCCCAACAACATCCGGATCATCATCGAGTATCTCAAGGAAAATGATCCCGACTACCCGGTGATCGTCGACGCCGGCGTGGGAACCGCCTCGGACGTGACCGTCGCGATGGAACTGGGCAGCGACGGCGTGCTCCTCAACACCGGCATCGCCGGAGCCGCCGACCCCGTCCGCATGGCCCATGCGATGCGACATGCGGTCGAAGCGGGCCGACTGGCCTTCTTGGCTGGCCGTATACCGAAAAAACTGTACGCGACCGCTTCAAGCCCGACCGAGGGCGTCATCGCCCCGGCCGCTCGAACGCGTTGA